The DNA segment CGATGTCCTGTTCCTTAAGTTATGCCACCAAACACTAAGGCATGTCCAGCATGACTCTATCTCACTCTGTCTTTTATTTTAACCTTTAATCTTACATGATTATACAGCCTCAATTAACTAAATACTACCACAAAACCGTTTACTGCCACACAAAAATCGAAAAAAGCATACTTCTGTCACACCTATGTGTTCACATTATTTTATGAACTTTTGGTTTTATATAATAAGAAAATAAAGTAAGGTGCTCCTATTGCCGCTGTAAACACACCAGCTGGAACCTCTAAAGGAGAAAACAGTGTACGTCCGATTAAGTCGGCTGCCATCACTAGAATAGCTCCAATACATGCAGAAGTCGGCAACAAAGCGGCAAACGAAGATCCCACTAATCTTCTAGCCATATGAGGTGCCATTAACCCGACAAATCCAATGCCCCCAGCAAAAGCTACTGCGCCTCCAACTAATGCTGTACTAATTAACAGGAGTAAAAAGCGGCTTCGTTCCACATTGTTCCCAACTGCTGTCGCCACTTCTTCACCAAGCTCTTGAATATCGATCGTCCGCGCTGAAGTAAATGCAATGAGTAATAGCACGATCGTCCAAGGCATAAGAACCCACACATTCTCCCATGTAGCTCCATTTAGACTTCCCGTAATCCAAATATTAGCTTGAGTAGCTCTATAAATCGGCCCTACAATCATAAACATGGTCGTAGCTGCTTGCATTAGAGAAGCAATTCCTATACCGATAAGCACTAAACGAACAGGTGAAACACCATCTTTCCAGGCAAGATAATAGACGAGAAACGCAATCAGGGTCGAACCGATGAAGGCAGCAACAGGCAACCATTGAATACTAACCATTAAGGCATGATTTCCGTCGCTAAATATCCAAAGGAACGCCACAACCGCAGTACT comes from the Halobacillus shinanisalinarum genome and includes:
- a CDS encoding FecCD family ABC transporter permease; this translates as MNMRKLVFKCKNKITIILSILLLIIAGVFIMSAGLGDVKLTPLAVLKVLFGGGTELDQLVVVDFRLPRIILALFVGMSLAVAGGILQGMVRNPLASPDIIGITAGASTAVVAFLWIFSDGNHALMVSIQWLPVAAFIGSTLIAFLVYYLAWKDGVSPVRLVLIGIGIASLMQAATTMFMIVGPIYRATQANIWITGSLNGATWENVWVLMPWTIVLLLIAFTSARTIDIQELGEEVATAVGNNVERSRFLLLLISTALVGGAVAFAGGIGFVGLMAPHMARRLVGSSFAALLPTSACIGAILVMAADLIGRTLFSPLEVPAGVFTAAIGAPYFIFLLYKTKSS